The following are from one region of the Veillonella nakazawae genome:
- a CDS encoding ribose-phosphate diphosphokinase, which translates to MAFEDGKKLKIFTGNANPALAKEICDYLGLPLGEAFVGRFNNGEVQIMIDESVRGKDVFIIQPTSYPVNDNLMELMVMADALKRASARHITAVVPYYGYARQDRKTRGREPITAKLVANLMQTSGITRLVTIDLHAGQIQGFFDVPVDHLYGASILAKYINEKNLEDVIVVSPDLGGVTRARDLADRIGAPIAIIEKKRPEPGVAKVMNLIGDVKGKNCIIVDDIVDTAGSLVEGAKALEAFGAKSVMAAVTHAVLTDPASERIANSNIKELIVTNTMPLPENCKLDNVTQLSVAPLLGEAIMRIFHEVSVSNLFDK; encoded by the coding sequence ATGGCATTTGAAGACGGCAAAAAACTTAAAATTTTCACAGGTAATGCGAATCCTGCATTGGCAAAGGAAATTTGTGATTATTTAGGTTTGCCTTTAGGTGAAGCGTTTGTAGGTCGCTTTAATAATGGCGAAGTACAAATTATGATTGATGAAAGCGTACGTGGCAAAGATGTATTTATCATTCAACCAACTAGCTATCCTGTAAACGATAATTTAATGGAATTAATGGTTATGGCTGATGCGTTAAAACGTGCTTCTGCTCGTCATATTACAGCTGTAGTTCCTTACTACGGTTATGCTCGCCAAGACCGCAAAACTCGTGGTCGTGAACCAATTACTGCAAAATTAGTAGCAAACTTGATGCAAACTTCTGGTATTACACGTCTTGTAACAATTGACTTGCATGCAGGTCAAATTCAAGGCTTCTTCGATGTGCCTGTAGATCATTTATATGGTGCATCCATTTTAGCTAAATATATTAATGAAAAAAATCTTGAAGATGTTATTGTAGTATCTCCAGATCTTGGCGGTGTTACAAGAGCTCGTGATTTGGCTGACCGCATTGGTGCGCCAATTGCAATCATCGAGAAAAAACGCCCTGAACCAGGCGTAGCTAAAGTTATGAACCTCATCGGTGATGTAAAAGGCAAAAACTGTATCATCGTTGATGATATTGTAGATACAGCAGGTTCTCTTGTAGAAGGTGCTAAAGCATTAGAAGCATTTGGTGCTAAATCTGTTATGGCTGCTGTTACCCATGCTGTATTAACAGATCCAGCAAGTGAACGCATTGCAAACTCCAACATTAAAGAGCTTATCGTAACAAACACAATGCCATTACCAGAAAATTGCAAATTAGACAATGTAACGCAACTATCTGTAGCTCCATTATTAGGCGAAGCAATTATGCGTATCTTTCATGAAGTTTCAGTAAGTAATTTATTTGATAAATAA
- the glmU gene encoding bifunctional UDP-N-acetylglucosamine diphosphorylase/glucosamine-1-phosphate N-acetyltransferase GlmU: MNIASLILAAGKGTRMKSKLPKVLHKVGGKAMVERVLETVQSIGTNRDVVIVGFGGDAVQNYLGNRAEFVRQEEQNGTGHAVKMAQPVLGNYDGTILLLCGDTPLVTKESLEALLEEHKNSGAAATILTAHMPDPTGYGRIIRNEAGSVVRIVEQKDGKPEELAVQEVNTGMYAFDSKKLWPCLDQLSDDNAQGELYITDVVGILVNGGDKVSAYMTKDFEESLGVNSRLQLAEAEAILKHRKNIELMTAGVTIIDPANTYVAPEVTVGADTILHPGTILEGDTVIGERCEIGPHTRLTNVKVGNDTIIHFTYGHDCEVKDGVDVGPYVHLRPNTVLGNKVHVGNFVEVKNSNVGEGTKFPHLSYIGDSDVGSGVNIGCGTITVNYDGKVKHRTTIGDGAFVGCNSNLVAPVTVGNYSYVGAGSTITKNVPDKALAVGRSKQIVKENWVTDDTFKKK; this comes from the coding sequence ATGAATATTGCAAGCCTTATTTTAGCTGCTGGTAAGGGTACACGCATGAAGTCTAAGTTACCAAAAGTATTGCACAAGGTTGGTGGCAAAGCCATGGTGGAACGCGTTCTGGAAACTGTTCAATCCATCGGTACTAATCGTGATGTTGTTATCGTTGGCTTTGGCGGTGATGCAGTACAAAATTACTTAGGTAATCGCGCTGAATTTGTTCGTCAAGAAGAACAAAATGGTACTGGTCATGCTGTAAAAATGGCTCAACCAGTGCTTGGCAATTATGATGGTACAATCTTATTATTGTGTGGTGATACGCCACTCGTTACAAAGGAAAGCTTAGAGGCTCTTTTAGAGGAGCATAAAAACTCTGGTGCAGCTGCTACGATTTTAACAGCACATATGCCTGATCCAACTGGTTATGGACGCATTATTCGTAATGAAGCAGGTTCCGTAGTTCGTATTGTAGAACAAAAAGATGGTAAACCAGAGGAATTAGCCGTTCAAGAAGTAAATACTGGTATGTACGCCTTTGATAGTAAAAAATTATGGCCTTGCTTAGATCAACTATCTGATGATAATGCGCAAGGTGAATTGTATATCACGGATGTAGTTGGTATTCTTGTAAATGGTGGCGATAAGGTAAGCGCTTATATGACTAAAGACTTTGAAGAGTCTCTAGGTGTAAACTCTCGCTTGCAATTAGCTGAAGCTGAGGCTATTTTAAAACACCGTAAAAATATTGAATTAATGACAGCCGGTGTAACAATTATCGATCCAGCAAATACTTACGTAGCTCCAGAGGTAACAGTAGGGGCCGATACAATCTTACATCCTGGTACAATACTTGAAGGCGATACTGTAATTGGTGAGCGTTGTGAAATTGGTCCACATACTCGTTTAACAAATGTGAAAGTTGGTAACGATACGATTATCCACTTCACTTATGGTCATGACTGCGAAGTAAAAGATGGTGTAGATGTTGGTCCATATGTTCATTTACGTCCAAATACTGTACTAGGCAACAAGGTTCATGTAGGTAACTTCGTAGAGGTAAAAAATTCTAATGTTGGAGAAGGAACTAAGTTCCCACATCTATCTTATATCGGCGATAGTGATGTAGGATCTGGTGTTAATATTGGTTGTGGTACGATTACTGTAAATTATGATGGTAAAGTTAAACATCGTACGACCATTGGCGATGGTGCTTTTGTAGGCTGTAATAGTAACTTAGTAGCTCCTGTAACAGTTGGTAATTATAGTTATGTAGGAGCAGGTTCTACTATTACTAAAAATGTACCAGATAAGGCGTTAGCAGTGGGCCGTAGTAAGCAAATTGTGAAAGAAAATTGGGTAACAGACGATACTTTCAAAAAGAAATAA
- the purR gene encoding pur operon repressor produces MDKVRRVERMVAMTKLLVDSPQKLIPLNYFCDFFGMAKSTVSEDLTCVRQSMEHFQLGTLETVAGVAGGVRFIPHRKGTQANDILRDVQARLMEPDRIIPGGFIYMSDILYDWHVMTRLGEIIMTRFMDRNPDYILTVETKGIPLAVMVARAFNKPLVIARRDSKVTEGSAISINYVTGSSGRIQTMTLTKRAIPPNARVLIIDDFMKAGGTAKGLKELVLEMSGIVVGTGVLVATAEPNPKLIDDYESLFTFYGIDENTKKISIEPVFDEE; encoded by the coding sequence ATGGATAAAGTACGGCGTGTGGAACGAATGGTGGCAATGACAAAATTGTTAGTTGATTCACCGCAAAAATTGATTCCTTTAAATTATTTTTGTGACTTCTTTGGCATGGCTAAATCTACAGTTAGTGAAGATTTAACCTGTGTTAGACAGTCTATGGAACACTTTCAACTAGGCACATTAGAAACAGTGGCTGGTGTGGCAGGCGGGGTACGTTTTATTCCTCATCGGAAGGGTACTCAAGCAAATGATATTCTACGAGATGTGCAAGCTCGTTTAATGGAACCAGATCGTATTATCCCTGGTGGGTTTATTTATATGTCTGATATCTTGTATGACTGGCATGTAATGACACGTCTTGGGGAAATCATAATGACTCGCTTTATGGACCGCAATCCAGATTATATTTTGACGGTTGAAACGAAGGGTATTCCTTTAGCTGTTATGGTGGCTAGAGCGTTTAATAAACCTCTCGTTATTGCTCGTCGTGATAGTAAAGTAACAGAAGGGTCTGCTATTAGTATTAACTATGTAACTGGCTCCTCTGGTCGTATTCAAACTATGACGCTTACTAAACGTGCTATTCCACCGAATGCTAGGGTCTTAATTATCGATGACTTTATGAAAGCTGGAGGTACAGCAAAAGGTCTTAAAGAACTTGTACTTGAAATGAGTGGTATTGTAGTTGGTACGGGTGTTCTTGTAGCAACGGCAGAGCCAAATCCAAAGTTAATAGATGATTATGAATCATTATTTACTTTCTATGGCATCGATGAAAATACAAAGAAAATAAGTATAGAGCCAGTATTTGATGAAGAATAA
- a CDS encoding peptidoglycan-binding protein: protein MVKKIIIACTLVCMTTMVSSVSLAKTIDKGQRGHHVSKVQTMLKHQGFLHDSVDGIYGHNTEQAVRKFQKSKGLAVDGRVGPATMNALEKMETRYGGHGTALSHDGVPNKYSRVLTMQASAYSAQDPGNGNFTATGSRLKKGIVSVDPKLIPLGTRLYIEGYGYAVADDVGGAIKGHRIDLAYDSRSEALQFGRQTVKVYVL, encoded by the coding sequence ATGGTTAAAAAAATAATTATTGCATGTACGCTTGTTTGTATGACTACAATGGTATCTTCTGTATCATTGGCGAAAACGATTGATAAGGGACAACGGGGTCACCATGTAAGTAAGGTCCAAACAATGTTAAAACATCAAGGTTTTTTGCATGATTCTGTAGATGGCATTTATGGTCATAACACAGAACAGGCCGTACGAAAATTTCAAAAGTCGAAGGGACTCGCTGTCGATGGGCGAGTTGGTCCTGCAACAATGAATGCTTTAGAAAAGATGGAGACTCGATATGGTGGTCATGGTACAGCATTAAGTCATGATGGTGTGCCGAATAAATACTCTCGAGTATTAACTATGCAGGCTAGTGCTTATTCTGCTCAAGATCCTGGAAATGGAAATTTTACGGCTACAGGTAGTCGCTTGAAGAAGGGCATTGTATCTGTAGATCCAAAATTAATTCCATTAGGTACGAGATTATACATTGAAGGATATGGTTATGCTGTAGCTGACGATGTTGGTGGTGCTATTAAAGGTCATAGAATTGATTTAGCCTATGATTCACGTTCTGAAGCATTGCAGTTTGGTCGTCAAACTGTGAAGGTTTATGTTTTATAA
- the nhaA gene encoding Na+/H+ antiporter NhaA, producing MERIFVLLRSPGSATAVLLGATLIALIVANSPLATQYMSLVNLKLGPLTTMEWVNDALMAIFFLFVGLEVKRELVSGELNTNAKRIMPGIAALFGVLVPAIIYYLMAGFSEVYIHGWAIPTATDIAFAIGVITALGSRVPNSMKVFLTALAVIDDLIAIIVIAIFYAAHLNLFYLFGAVVVTGLLIYCNRSGYVRSLSYIILGIILWYCILRSGLHATMAGVILAMTIPERGKIGRKYVRPMQHWEHYLSNWVSFVIVPIFAFFNAGVSLGGFGVADLTHPVVLGVALGLILGKQIGIFGAMFGMIKLGIVPMPAEANWKFIYGTSIVCGIGFTMSIFVSVLAFDPGHAQEMAKGGVLIGSIISAIIGYIYLRIVGANRKECHIGLYHNC from the coding sequence ATGGAACGGATATTTGTACTTTTACGTTCTCCTGGTTCGGCTACTGCCGTTTTATTAGGAGCTACACTTATTGCATTAATCGTAGCGAATTCTCCATTGGCAACACAATATATGTCTCTGGTTAATTTAAAACTAGGTCCATTAACAACGATGGAGTGGGTTAATGATGCATTAATGGCGATTTTTTTCCTCTTTGTTGGATTAGAAGTAAAACGTGAATTGGTAAGTGGTGAACTTAATACGAATGCTAAGCGTATCATGCCAGGTATTGCTGCATTATTTGGTGTATTAGTACCTGCTATTATTTACTATCTTATGGCTGGATTTAGTGAAGTTTACATTCATGGATGGGCTATTCCTACTGCGACAGATATTGCTTTTGCTATAGGTGTAATAACTGCATTAGGCTCAAGAGTTCCTAACTCTATGAAAGTATTTTTGACAGCCTTAGCTGTTATTGATGATTTAATTGCCATTATTGTTATTGCTATATTCTACGCAGCACATCTTAATCTTTTCTATTTATTCGGTGCTGTAGTTGTAACGGGGTTATTGATTTATTGTAATCGGTCTGGTTACGTTAGATCTTTATCTTATATCATTCTTGGTATCATTTTATGGTACTGTATTCTTCGTTCTGGTTTACATGCTACAATGGCAGGCGTAATCTTGGCGATGACAATTCCTGAACGGGGCAAGATTGGTCGTAAATATGTTAGACCAATGCAACATTGGGAACATTATTTATCTAACTGGGTAAGCTTTGTTATTGTTCCTATTTTTGCTTTCTTTAATGCCGGTGTAAGTCTTGGTGGATTTGGTGTAGCAGATTTAACACATCCAGTTGTTTTAGGCGTTGCCCTAGGTCTTATTTTAGGGAAACAAATCGGTATCTTTGGTGCTATGTTTGGAATGATTAAGTTAGGTATTGTACCTATGCCAGCAGAAGCTAACTGGAAATTTATATATGGTACATCCATTGTATGTGGTATTGGTTTTACTATGAGTATATTTGTTTCCGTTTTAGCTTTTGATCCAGGTCATGCTCAAGAGATGGCTAAAGGTGGGGTATTAATCGGCTCTATTATTTCTGCAATTATTGGTTATATATACTTACGTATAGTTGGTGCTAATCGTAAAGAGTGCCATATTGGTTTGTATCATAACTGCTAA
- the nhaA gene encoding Na+/H+ antiporter NhaA: MNYIKAFIQSESSGGIMLLLAAILGVITANSPLAEQYFSLMHVFWGPMDILEWVNDGLMALFFLYVGLAIKSEMISGELNTNSKRLLPVLAALAGVVTPALVYFLIAGSVPEYTHGWGIPTATDIAFAIGVIMMLGKRVSHAMKAFLSALAVIDDLIAIIVIAIFYGAGVDFPYLIGAAIVTGALWYTNKQGYVRPVLYGVLGAALWYFVLKSGVHATIAGVVLAMTIPATGKLDGETVYPMLKWADKLKNWVNFLIIPLFSFLNAGVSFADVSADHLFHPVVLGVSLGLILGKQFGIFSAVFVLVKSKIIKMPTNTTWPEVYGTAIVCGIGFTMSLFVATLAFPPGVTQEMSKIGIFIGSIISGLLGAIVLIVAYKIRSIKNK; encoded by the coding sequence ATGAATTATATAAAAGCATTTATTCAGTCTGAATCATCTGGCGGTATTATGCTCTTATTAGCCGCTATTCTTGGTGTTATTACAGCAAATTCTCCGCTAGCAGAACAGTATTTCTCCTTAATGCATGTGTTTTGGGGCCCTATGGATATATTGGAGTGGGTAAATGATGGATTAATGGCTCTTTTCTTCCTATATGTAGGGCTAGCAATTAAATCCGAAATGATTTCTGGTGAGCTGAATACAAATTCAAAACGACTACTACCAGTATTAGCTGCTCTTGCAGGCGTTGTGACACCAGCTTTAGTATATTTCTTAATTGCTGGATCTGTGCCTGAGTATACTCATGGTTGGGGAATTCCAACAGCTACTGATATTGCATTTGCCATAGGTGTAATTATGATGCTCGGTAAGCGTGTATCACATGCTATGAAAGCATTTCTTTCTGCATTGGCGGTTATAGATGATTTAATTGCTATTATTGTTATAGCTATCTTTTATGGTGCTGGTGTTGATTTCCCATACTTGATTGGTGCTGCTATCGTTACAGGTGCATTGTGGTATACTAACAAACAAGGATATGTTAGACCTGTATTATATGGTGTATTAGGTGCAGCTCTCTGGTACTTTGTATTAAAGTCTGGTGTTCATGCAACCATTGCAGGTGTTGTCTTAGCTATGACTATTCCTGCAACAGGTAAACTTGATGGTGAAACAGTATATCCTATGCTTAAATGGGCTGATAAACTGAAGAACTGGGTTAATTTCTTGATTATTCCTTTATTTAGTTTCTTAAATGCTGGTGTATCCTTTGCTGATGTTTCAGCAGATCACCTATTCCATCCTGTTGTACTAGGTGTTTCATTAGGTCTTATTTTAGGTAAACAGTTTGGTATTTTTTCTGCTGTTTTCGTTTTGGTTAAATCTAAAATTATCAAGATGCCTACTAATACAACATGGCCAGAAGTTTATGGTACAGCCATTGTTTGTGGTATTGGTTTTACTATGAGCTTATTTGTGGCCACATTGGCATTTCCACCTGGTGTAACTCAAGAAATGTCTAAAATTGGTATCTTTATAGGATCTATTATTTCTGGTTTATTAGGTGCTATAGTTTTAATTGTGGCTTACAAAATAAGATCTATTAAGAACAAATAA
- a CDS encoding PepSY-associated TM helix domain-containing protein produces MSKIYKIHKWLSIVSVLFFLMFCITGLILMFRTELNAWAQGGSHHSSLSMEMSQQEMSIFNYADEGALLVKEKYPSKDILNISPAMGATDILRYRIIDSSATVAPPARMGMGGDYVLYNPKTKSLITTHHETPAHPWVRSVLHTLHQLHTRLDLGKTGIYIVTILSLVCGLSIISGVFLYGPFRKSFAKSTVLSNYMKLSTLHREFAMVATVWGFILCITGVWIGGFFIANDSYNADVLYTAKQELSIGQSDILQPSEAISRIMKAYPDRQLISIDYPSKFNNHHYAFYLGAENDDDPAMFLGQPVYANLYTDSTKDMYSTKNIPWYFTGMTTMINLHIHNHNTMALKILWAIWDIVLIVGIVTGIIMTIKKKFGRASATESKVSAEIKHVWRTPICCATLVLLGFIMPLWSNPVTNTIAGICLTIPLVVFFISLIRGFNH; encoded by the coding sequence ATGTCAAAAATTTATAAAATTCATAAATGGTTATCTATAGTTTCTGTGCTATTTTTCTTAATGTTCTGTATTACAGGACTTATCCTTATGTTCAGAACTGAATTAAATGCATGGGCTCAAGGAGGATCACATCACTCCTCGTTATCAATGGAGATGAGCCAACAAGAAATGTCTATTTTTAATTATGCTGATGAAGGTGCCCTATTAGTGAAAGAAAAATATCCGTCTAAGGATATTTTAAATATTTCTCCAGCTATGGGGGCTACAGATATTTTACGGTATCGTATTATTGATTCTTCCGCAACTGTAGCGCCTCCAGCGCGTATGGGGATGGGAGGGGATTATGTATTATATAACCCTAAAACAAAGTCCCTCATAACTACGCATCATGAAACGCCTGCGCATCCTTGGGTTCGAAGTGTATTACATACACTTCATCAACTACATACTCGATTAGATCTTGGTAAAACAGGAATTTATATTGTAACGATTTTATCTTTAGTATGTGGGTTATCTATTATTTCTGGTGTTTTTTTATATGGTCCATTTCGTAAAAGCTTTGCAAAATCTACTGTATTGTCTAACTATATGAAACTAAGTACATTACATCGAGAATTTGCTATGGTTGCCACTGTATGGGGATTCATATTATGCATTACAGGTGTATGGATAGGTGGATTTTTTATTGCTAATGACAGCTATAATGCAGATGTACTATACACTGCAAAGCAAGAACTTTCAATTGGTCAATCTGACATTTTACAACCATCTGAAGCTATCTCTCGAATTATGAAAGCATACCCAGATCGTCAGCTTATATCTATAGATTATCCATCTAAATTTAATAATCATCATTATGCATTTTATTTAGGTGCTGAAAATGATGATGATCCAGCTATGTTCTTGGGCCAACCAGTCTATGCTAATTTATATACTGATTCTACTAAGGATATGTATTCTACAAAAAATATCCCCTGGTATTTTACAGGCATGACTACAATGATTAATCTCCATATTCATAATCATAATACGATGGCTCTTAAAATATTATGGGCCATCTGGGATATTGTTCTTATTGTAGGCATTGTGACTGGTATTATTATGACTATTAAAAAGAAATTTGGCAGAGCTAGTGCTACAGAATCTAAAGTATCGGCTGAGATAAAACATGTTTGGCGTACACCAATCTGTTGTGCTACCTTAGTATTACTTGGATTTATTATGCCACTTTGGTCCAATCCAGTTACAAATACTATAGCAGGTATTTGTTTAACTATTCCTCTAGTAGTATTTTTTATTTCTTTAATTAGAGGATTTAATCATTAA
- a CDS encoding TOBE domain-containing protein: MKLSARNQLKGKIVEIQEGAVNAIVKINVGNDNILTADITVQSVKELGLTVGKEVVAVIKSTSVMVGVE, encoded by the coding sequence ATGAAATTAAGCGCAAGAAACCAATTAAAAGGTAAAATTGTTGAAATTCAAGAAGGTGCTGTAAACGCAATTGTAAAGATTAATGTAGGTAACGATAACATTCTTACAGCTGATATTACAGTTCAATCCGTTAAAGAATTAGGCTTAACAGTTGGCAAAGAAGTTGTGGCTGTTATCAAATCCACTAGCGTAATGGTTGGTGTAGAATAA
- the secF gene encoding protein translocase subunit SecF has translation MTLDVIKHHRWWFAISSTLVIISLISIFTKGFNFGIDYTGGTIVEVVFDQPVEVSQVRDVLKEYNLENAQIQLSGDTTGETAGEDVMIRTRNLEASESAAVVESLTKSIGNNTVKRIETVGAVIGSEVTEHALLNLVIAFAALALYISYRFEYKVAISALVAIFHDLIMVLGVFSYFQLEIDASFLAAILTVVGYSMNESVVIFDRVRENTHTHKRSDTFADLANASITQSIHRSFYTLATVMFACVSLYLFGGDTTKNFALCMIIGFASGAYSSICVATSLWVMWKSRNKNDIRNQQ, from the coding sequence ATGACATTAGACGTAATTAAACATCATCGTTGGTGGTTTGCTATTTCCTCCACACTTGTTATTATCAGTTTGATTTCTATCTTTACTAAAGGCTTTAACTTTGGTATTGATTATACTGGTGGTACAATTGTTGAAGTTGTATTTGATCAACCTGTAGAGGTTAGTCAAGTTCGTGACGTTTTGAAAGAATATAATCTTGAAAATGCACAAATTCAGCTTTCTGGTGATACTACTGGTGAAACAGCGGGCGAAGACGTAATGATTCGTACACGTAATCTCGAGGCTAGTGAAAGTGCCGCTGTTGTAGAGTCTTTGACTAAATCTATTGGAAACAATACAGTTAAACGTATTGAAACTGTAGGTGCTGTAATTGGTTCTGAGGTTACAGAACATGCGTTGTTAAATCTTGTTATAGCATTCGCAGCATTAGCATTGTATATTTCTTATCGTTTTGAATATAAAGTTGCTATTTCTGCTCTTGTTGCTATTTTCCACGATTTAATCATGGTGCTTGGCGTATTCTCTTATTTCCAATTGGAAATTGATGCGTCTTTCCTTGCTGCTATTCTTACGGTTGTAGGTTACTCCATGAATGAATCTGTAGTTATCTTTGACCGTGTTCGTGAAAATACACATACACATAAACGTTCTGATACATTTGCAGATCTTGCGAATGCATCTATTACACAAAGTATTCACCGTAGTTTCTATACATTGGCTACAGTTATGTTCGCCTGTGTATCTCTTTATCTGTTCGGTGGGGACACTACAAAAAACTTTGCTCTTTGTATGATTATCGGTTTTGCTAGTGGTGCGTACTCCTCTATCTGTGTAGCTACATCCTTATGGGTTATGTGGAAAAGTCGCAACAAAAACGATATCCGCAATCAACAATAA
- the secD gene encoding protein translocase subunit SecD, producing the protein MNGKAIIKFLVVIAAIIGLFAYFIQPLAGSLKQGLDLQGGTHIVLEAEDSATGQADNDAVERAKQILERRINEMGLSEPLVQREGARRIIIELPGVKDPDEAIKRIGKTAVLEFKNDQGQTVMTGDDLKDAKEELGQNKQPLVAIELSDEGAKKFADLTSKNIGRRIAITLDGKELTNPVVQQAITGGKATISGSQSLEEAKDLAILLRSGALPVKINVLEVRTVGPSLGQDSKDKSVVAFSAGIAMIMIFLVILYRFSGIVANIALLVYVMLLLLVLGKGFNATMTLPGIAGIILSMGVAVDANILIFERFKEEVFSGKSMRVAMEAGFSRALATITDANVSVIITAGILTILGSGPVKGFAISLGVGVVVSMFTAITVSHFLLRLLIDCNFTNHPFWFGANISPSKSADAFAPKSLKGGKRK; encoded by the coding sequence TTGAACGGTAAAGCTATTATCAAGTTTTTAGTAGTCATTGCTGCCATCATTGGATTATTTGCGTATTTCATTCAACCTTTAGCAGGTTCTTTGAAACAAGGCCTAGACTTACAAGGTGGTACGCATATCGTATTGGAAGCAGAGGATTCTGCAACTGGTCAAGCTGACAATGATGCAGTGGAACGGGCGAAGCAAATCTTAGAGCGTCGTATTAATGAAATGGGTTTGTCTGAACCATTGGTACAACGTGAAGGCGCTCGCCGTATTATCATCGAATTGCCAGGCGTAAAAGATCCTGACGAAGCGATAAAACGTATCGGTAAAACTGCGGTCTTAGAATTTAAGAATGACCAAGGTCAAACTGTTATGACTGGTGATGATTTAAAAGATGCGAAAGAAGAGTTAGGTCAAAATAAACAACCACTCGTTGCTATTGAATTAAGCGATGAAGGGGCTAAGAAATTTGCGGACTTAACATCTAAAAATATTGGCCGTCGCATTGCCATTACTTTGGATGGTAAAGAATTGACTAATCCTGTAGTGCAACAAGCAATTACAGGTGGTAAAGCAACAATTTCTGGTAGTCAAAGCTTAGAAGAAGCTAAAGACTTAGCTATTTTATTACGTTCCGGTGCATTACCTGTTAAAATTAATGTATTGGAAGTTCGTACAGTAGGTCCTTCTTTAGGTCAAGATTCCAAGGATAAATCTGTTGTAGCCTTCAGTGCTGGTATTGCAATGATCATGATTTTCTTGGTTATTTTATATCGCTTTTCCGGTATCGTAGCTAATATCGCATTACTTGTATATGTAATGCTCTTATTACTTGTATTAGGTAAAGGCTTTAATGCGACTATGACATTGCCAGGTATTGCTGGTATTATCTTATCCATGGGTGTTGCTGTAGATGCTAATATCCTTATCTTTGAACGATTTAAGGAAGAGGTATTTTCTGGTAAATCCATGCGTGTAGCAATGGAAGCTGGTTTTAGTCGTGCTTTAGCAACAATTACAGATGCGAACGTATCCGTTATTATTACGGCTGGTATCTTGACAATCTTAGGTTCTGGTCCGGTAAAAGGCTTTGCTATCAGCTTAGGCGTAGGTGTTGTTGTAAGTATGTTTACAGCGATTACGGTGAGTCATTTCTTGTTGCGCTTACTTATAGACTGTAACTTTACGAACCATCCATTCTGGTTTGGTGCGAATATCTCTCCAAGCAAAAGTGCTGACGCATTTGCACCAAAATCTTTGAAAGGAGGTAAACGCAAATGA
- a CDS encoding 5-formyltetrahydrofolate cyclo-ligase, giving the protein MNTKEAVRRACKSQRAALSVADCNTWTSMLTEQIVNTPEYKSANSIMAYLAMPKEANLDDVIRHALEHGKSVYVPVCTDKTTMIAVRLKSLESITRGVLNIRIPSEPYEVINPHDLDLILVPGAGFDRQGGRMGMGNGYYDRFLKELSSSTYMGVCWAIQIWDEPIPMDELDQRMNKIVTEQGVIHCV; this is encoded by the coding sequence ATGAATACAAAGGAAGCAGTGCGCCGGGCGTGCAAGTCCCAGCGCGCTGCTTTATCCGTTGCTGATTGTAATACATGGACATCAATGTTGACGGAGCAAATCGTCAATACTCCTGAATATAAATCAGCCAATAGCATTATGGCCTATTTGGCGATGCCCAAGGAGGCCAATTTAGACGATGTGATTCGTCATGCTTTAGAACATGGTAAATCCGTATATGTTCCAGTTTGTACAGATAAGACGACAATGATTGCAGTTCGTCTCAAGTCTCTAGAATCTATCACTCGGGGTGTGTTAAATATTCGCATTCCCTCTGAGCCATACGAGGTTATTAATCCACATGACTTGGATTTGATTTTAGTGCCTGGTGCTGGCTTTGACCGTCAAGGTGGTCGCATGGGGATGGGGAATGGGTATTATGATCGATTTCTCAAGGAACTTTCATCAAGTACATATATGGGCGTATGTTGGGCTATCCAAATTTGGGATGAACCAATCCCTATGGATGAATTGGACCAACGGATGAACAAGATTGTAACGGAGCAAGGCGTTATACATTGCGTATAG